One Leopardus geoffroyi isolate Oge1 chromosome C1, O.geoffroyi_Oge1_pat1.0, whole genome shotgun sequence DNA segment encodes these proteins:
- the LOC123596783 gene encoding zinc finger protein 684-like, with protein sequence MTCTIITSILQIREVRYRVVKGSVTFQDVAVDFTPEEWQLLDCDQRTLYWDVMLENFRNLTAVGKKAYKRKKPFEFNDCGKAFNSKGHLIAHQKIHSGERSFVCSDCGKAFVHEAQLVVPQRLHTREKPYECHPCGKLFTHNSSFTQHVKSHALENSFECKECGKTFEYSLSLYKHSRFHIGEKSYRCRECGKASVLVMHQRIHTGERPHGCTNCGKALIKKSHLLKHCLTPTAEQQNKCSACGRCFNRKTHLTVHQRTHKHMEAL encoded by the exons ATGACGTGTACTATTATTACCAGCATTTTGCAGATAAGAGAAGTGAGATACAGAGTGGTTAAG GGATCGGTGACATTCCAGGATGTGGCTGTGGACTTCACCCCAGAAGAGTGGCAGCTGCTGGACTGTGATCAGAGAACCTTGTATTGggatgtgatgctggagaactttAGAAACCTCACCGCAGTGG gaaaaaaagcatacaagagaaaaaaaccctTTGAATTCAATgactgtgggaaagcctttaaCAGTAAGGGACACCTTATAGCCCATCAAAAAATTCATAGTGGGGAGAGATCCTTTGTGTGCAGTGATTGTGGGAAAGCATTTGTGCATGAAGCACAACTGGTGGTCCCCCAGAGACTTCACACTAGAGAGAAGCCTTATGAATGCCATCCGTGCGGGAAGTTGTTTACTCACAACTCCTCCTTTACCCAACATGTGAAATCTCATGCACTCGAGAACTCGTTTGAATGTAAGGAATGCGGGAAAACCTTTGAGTACAGTTTATCCCTTTATAAACATTCTAGATTTCATATAGGAGAGAAATCCTACAGATGTAGAGAATGTGGCAAAGCCTCAGTGCTTGTCATGCATCAGAGGATTCATACAGGCGAGAGACCCCACGGGTGTACGAACTGTGGAAAAGCCCTCATCAAGAAGTCACATCTCCTTAAACATTGCTTAACTCCTACAGCAgagcaacaaaacaaatgtaGTGCATGTGGGAGATGTTTTAACCGGAAGACACATCTCACTGTCCATCAAAGAACTCATAAACACATGGAAGCTTTGTGA